In the genome of Sinobacterium caligoides, one region contains:
- the kdsA gene encoding 3-deoxy-8-phosphooctulonate synthase translates to MQQRVIKVGDIRIGNDLPFVLFGGMNVLESRDLAMQIAEYYIQVCSKLDIPYVFKASFDKANRSSINSFRGPGLEEGLRIFEEVKKTFGVPVITDVHEPYQAAAVAEVCDIIQLPAFLSRQTDLVAAMAKTDAVINIKKAQFLAPHEMQHILNKCVEAGNEELILCERGSSFGYNNLVVDMLGFSQMKATGFPVFFDVTHALQTPGGRADSAGGRRQQVVDLGKAGMSQGLAGLFLEAHPDPSAAMCDGPCALPLDKLEPFLLRMKAVDELVKGFEPLIID, encoded by the coding sequence GTGCAGCAGCGTGTAATTAAAGTTGGCGATATTCGTATTGGCAATGATCTGCCTTTTGTTTTGTTTGGTGGAATGAACGTCCTTGAATCGCGTGATTTGGCCATGCAGATCGCCGAGTACTATATTCAGGTCTGTAGCAAGCTAGATATCCCCTATGTATTTAAGGCCTCCTTCGATAAGGCTAACCGCTCGTCGATTAACTCTTTTCGTGGTCCTGGCCTAGAAGAGGGGTTGCGCATCTTTGAAGAAGTTAAGAAGACCTTTGGTGTTCCGGTGATTACCGATGTGCATGAGCCATATCAAGCTGCAGCTGTTGCAGAGGTCTGTGACATCATTCAGTTACCGGCTTTTCTGTCGCGTCAAACCGACTTGGTGGCGGCAATGGCGAAGACTGATGCCGTGATTAATATTAAGAAGGCGCAATTTCTTGCCCCCCATGAAATGCAGCACATTCTTAACAAGTGTGTCGAAGCAGGTAATGAGGAGTTGATTCTCTGTGAGCGAGGCAGCAGCTTTGGCTATAACAACTTGGTTGTTGATATGCTGGGCTTTAGTCAGATGAAGGCGACAGGTTTTCCGGTCTTTTTTGACGTTACGCATGCGTTGCAAACGCCGGGTGGTCGGGCGGACAGTGCCGGTGGCCGCCGTCAACAAGTGGTTGATTTGGGTAAGGCTGGCATGAGCCAAGGTTTAGCGGGGTTGTTTCTCGAGGCCCACCCAGACCCTAGCGCAGCAATGTGTGATGGCCCATGCGCTCTGCCGCTCGATAAGTTAGAACCATTTCTATTGAGAATGAAAGCTGTTGATGAATTGGTAAAGGGCTTTGAGCCGCTAATTATCGACTAG